Proteins encoded within one genomic window of Candidatus Hepatoplasma crinochetorum Av:
- a CDS encoding amino acid permease, which produces MTKKREIKTNNNRHQYGLLSMLAMIVGVVVGSGVYVVNDSLYELSGSVGLIIITWIIISAVVLFMLVAFIEVASITARTKEPGTVNNWFRHFFGKKGSKYIGVFFPIIYFPILISVLAVIGSEQLFNTIWIDGDNSKPYLMFLFVTIFAYLFASLFYGVNAFTQKPGKIFQNTGTIIKLIPLFLLIFLGILVAANAFSPANEAFDNGGNFNFFDPNAAFNQGWENGADGWDSGVSNLEIILLMAPTIMFSFDGFLFAASLQNESKKPSTYKIAAITGIVFIVFIYIVLSLFVFAFGTSGENHDFSVVNCVFNITGQKWLSIIIGLMIVISVYTGFSACTIAQNRMIADLSVNNQIRDKNGDLIARNKAKVPQRAALWSWGLTIFWLTILRILDLAILISIISEDSSVITSTLFISGWSLNFITLLSYSVYTLLIIGAFKNRFDKKVEVEKTKGFYPAAIISIFAMFIVLIVFTINLFDYRSIFDQNDNLVVSGLLSYLIHILMVIFIIFLAIFIPNYFEKDVKKVQKEELEKKEKLIKQYLKNKTDPRFS; this is translated from the coding sequence ATGACGAAGAAAAGAGAAATTAAAACAAATAATAATAGGCACCAATATGGTTTATTATCAATGCTAGCAATGATTGTTGGTGTTGTTGTTGGATCTGGTGTTTATGTTGTAAATGATAGTTTATATGAATTAAGTGGAAGTGTTGGACTTATAATAATTACTTGAATTATTATAAGTGCAGTGGTTCTTTTTATGCTTGTTGCTTTTATTGAAGTAGCATCAATTACAGCTAGAACAAAAGAACCAGGAACAGTAAATAATTGATTCAGACATTTTTTTGGAAAAAAAGGTTCAAAATATATTGGAGTCTTTTTTCCAATTATTTATTTTCCAATTTTAATATCAGTTCTTGCTGTAATTGGATCAGAGCAATTATTTAATACAATTTGAATTGATGGTGATAATAGCAAACCTTATTTAATGTTTCTTTTTGTTACAATTTTTGCTTATCTTTTTGCTTCTCTTTTTTATGGAGTAAATGCATTTACGCAAAAACCTGGGAAAATATTTCAAAATACAGGAACAATTATTAAATTAATTCCTTTATTTTTATTAATATTTTTGGGAATATTAGTTGCTGCAAATGCTTTTAGTCCGGCTAACGAAGCATTTGATAATGGAGGTAATTTCAATTTCTTTGATCCAAATGCTGCATTTAATCAAGGATGAGAAAATGGAGCAGATGGTTGAGATAGTGGTGTTAGTAATTTAGAAATTATTTTACTAATGGCTCCTACAATTATGTTTTCATTTGATGGATTTTTATTTGCTGCATCATTACAAAATGAATCAAAAAAACCTTCTACATATAAAATTGCTGCAATTACAGGAATTGTTTTTATTGTATTTATATATATAGTTTTATCATTATTTGTATTTGCTTTCGGAACTTCAGGTGAAAATCATGATTTTAGTGTTGTAAATTGCGTATTTAATATTACAGGACAAAAATGATTATCAATTATTATTGGATTAATGATTGTAATTTCTGTTTATACAGGATTTTCAGCTTGTACAATTGCCCAAAATAGAATGATTGCTGATCTTTCTGTAAATAATCAAATTCGTGATAAAAATGGTGATTTAATTGCAAGAAATAAAGCTAAAGTTCCTCAAAGAGCAGCATTATGATCATGAGGTCTTACGATCTTTTGATTAACTATTTTAAGAATTTTAGATCTGGCAATTCTTATAAGTATTATAAGTGAGGATAGTAGTGTTATTACTTCTACTTTATTTATTTCAGGTTGATCGCTTAATTTTATAACTTTACTTTCATATAGTGTTTATACATTATTAATTATTGGAGCTTTCAAGAATCGCTTTGATAAAAAAGTTGAAGTAGAAAAAACAAAAGGATTTTATCCTGCTGCAATTATTTCAATATTTGCAATGTTTATAGTTTTAATTGTATTTACAATTAATTTATTTGATTATCGATCAATATTTGATCAAAATGACAATCTTGTTGTTTCCGGATTGCTTTCATATTTAATTCATATTTTAATGGTTATATTTATTATTTTTCTTGCTATTTTTATTCCTAATTATTTTGAAAAAGATGTAAAAAAAGTACAAAAAGAAGAATTAGAAAAAAAAGAAAAATTGATAAAACAGTATCTTAAAAATAAAACAGATCCTCGTTTTTCTTAA